A single genomic interval of Streptomyces graminofaciens harbors:
- a CDS encoding L,D-transpeptidase family protein: MTNRHLVFRGVAVVLALTAALPMDAAAADPAPPAPKPRAEQLVPGVPPGPHQPWQLDTPDQALPPRVYTPSAEEEAREPKDAPPGTYDLIEYVPLSEAVRGVEVSCTKLTGPYQRQVERWLKLKVDGKQSRADCLAIRAFQLKYLIKPAIGFAGPVTWAKMRLLSARKNPNAAGKCPVRTYRVACVDLSRQLTWVQKGKKVLFGPAPIRSGRKQYPTRAGWHSVYWKHKNHWSTLYNQPMPYSQFFSGGQAFHAVYGSLDTEIGSMGCVNMRLADARKLWDVLKTKDRVFVWGRRVGL, encoded by the coding sequence ATGACAAACAGACATCTGGTGTTCCGGGGCGTCGCGGTCGTTCTCGCCCTCACCGCCGCGCTCCCCATGGACGCCGCCGCGGCCGACCCCGCGCCGCCCGCGCCGAAGCCGCGCGCCGAGCAACTCGTCCCCGGAGTGCCGCCGGGCCCCCACCAGCCCTGGCAGCTCGACACGCCCGATCAGGCGCTGCCGCCGCGCGTGTACACGCCGAGCGCGGAGGAGGAGGCGAGGGAGCCGAAGGACGCGCCCCCGGGGACGTACGACCTCATCGAGTACGTGCCGCTCAGTGAGGCGGTGCGCGGGGTCGAGGTGTCGTGCACCAAGCTGACCGGCCCTTATCAGCGTCAGGTGGAGCGGTGGCTGAAGCTGAAGGTGGACGGGAAGCAGTCGCGGGCGGACTGTCTCGCGATCCGGGCCTTCCAGCTCAAGTACCTCATCAAGCCCGCGATCGGCTTCGCCGGGCCGGTGACCTGGGCCAAGATGCGGCTGCTGTCCGCCAGGAAGAACCCCAACGCGGCCGGGAAGTGCCCCGTGCGCACCTACCGGGTGGCCTGTGTGGACCTCTCCCGGCAGCTGACCTGGGTGCAGAAGGGGAAGAAGGTGCTGTTCGGCCCGGCGCCGATCCGCAGCGGCCGTAAGCAGTACCCGACCCGTGCCGGCTGGCACAGCGTGTACTGGAAGCACAAGAACCACTGGTCGACGCTCTACAACCAGCCCATGCCGTACAGCCAGTTCTTCAGCGGCGGGCAGGCGTTCCACGCGGTGTACGGGTCCCTCGACACGGAGATCGGGTCCATGGGGTGCGTGAACATGCGGCTGGCGGACGCGCGGAAGTTGTGGGACGTGCTGAAGACGAAGGACCGGGTGTTCGTGTGGGGGCGGCGAGTGGGCCTGTGA